In Cicer arietinum cultivar CDC Frontier isolate Library 1 chromosome 7, Cicar.CDCFrontier_v2.0, whole genome shotgun sequence, a single window of DNA contains:
- the LOC101489364 gene encoding pyridoxine/pyridoxamine 5'-phosphate oxidase 2 — translation MGSMAWKQLLLNALESNTHLKHSSYMQLATVGTNGKPSNRTVVFRGFQDNTDNIQINTDTRTRKIEELKLCSSAEICWYFTDSWEQFRINGHVDIIDGTNPDLLKLKQREKSWFASSTRSRSQYLWPNPGLPCLNEQTQPEMSLDPSIGPVDAFCLLILEPDQVDYLNLKSNQRLTFRSSLSDASKKCWIMERVNL, via the exons ATGGGAAGCATGGCATGGAAGCAGCTTCTTCTCAACGCTTTAGAATCCAACACTCACCTCAAACACTCTTCTTACATGCAACTC GCAACTGTAGGAACCAACGGAAAACCTTCGAATCGCACTGTCGTTTTCAG AGGATTCCAAGACAACACTGATAATATCCAAATTAACACTGATACCCGTACTCGCAAG ATTGAAGAGCTCAAGCTATGCTCCTCTGCTGAG ATATGTTGGTATTTCACAGATTCCTGGGAGCAATTCCGGATAAATGGACATGTAGATATCATCGATGGGACGAATCCTGATCTGCTAAAACTTAAG CAAAGAGAAAAATCCTGGTTTGCCAGTTCCACGAGATCAAGGTCGCAATATTTGTGGCCGAACCCAGGACTTCCCTGTCTAAATGAACAAACACAACCAGAAATGTCATTGGATCCTTCTATAGGTCCAGTTGATGCTTTTTGTCTCCTGATTCTAGAACCAGATCAG GTTGATTACTTGAATCTAAAGAGTAACCAGAGGCTAACATTCAGATCAAGTTTGAGTGATGCATCAAAGAAATGCTGGATTATGGAGAGGGTCAACCTGTGA